One genomic segment of Nocardia spumae includes these proteins:
- a CDS encoding DUF6049 family protein, producing MTRAGGSRRRWVLLLVSLALAVLCVPSAGSSNAEPSGSGGTTTAPKFLKLTLDSVSPSTITTTSDSVLTLTGTVTNIGDRAVDDVSVRVQRGSAVGEPSELRSTLRQDQSGFPITGPFQDVTDELAPGQRKQFTLRIGVREGMYNQAADPPVSSSLGITEPGVYPLLLNVNGEPAYGNQAHLDDARFLLPVVGLPALPSSSDGAPEGTQPIPAAPQPPVATTMVWPLADRPRLVAGIPGSVDGKALLTDDELAGELAAGGRLDQLVSALESALRSDPSRDSSRSGPGLAGSLCLAVDPDLLLTVSKMTDGYRVLASPSDPDGPTRDGTGPQAARSWLDRLRALAPTMCTVALPFAQVDPTALAGVHDADLTARALTAPADIVDSLLSVKSVRGVSLPASGAMGPDATTMLTERGFTSAVLADNAIGEGDAVSAATGSMPADATVRSTASVSAETHAPVPEVVRLPAAPAKPDAPAQPDSGLKVATFDMWSATALAAVGSNPPTPAFTPDRVRYAVTNDSRTARLQDALGALAWPALSTTGTRPRSTLLMPPQQWGADRDEAGALLSQLESLYRTGLATPRSFTDLLAQPADPRPFDLDYSGDAAAQAVPDQFIAPVGQQEHRIDDLMSALVEIPQQEPTPRTFLTPLRDDLIRVLTLSDRGGTDTQADTAAQRRLEQTTRTMDGLFSSVSVLPPGGVYTLASEQSPLLLVARNDLPVAIRIRFKIGAPAETNITDIGEQQLPAEGTRSFQIPTKVSDSRNLVIPISLSTPDGVPLGNATSVSVRSNAYGQALAIITACAGALLFLLAGRRLWRRFRGQPDPADKGLDPGKRRRLNRYLRARKRVLQEEEAQ from the coding sequence ACTGCTCGTCTCGCTGGCGCTCGCCGTTTTGTGCGTGCCGTCGGCCGGATCGAGCAATGCGGAACCCTCCGGTTCGGGGGGTACGACGACCGCGCCGAAATTTCTCAAACTCACGCTGGATTCGGTCTCACCCAGCACGATCACCACGACCAGCGATTCGGTGCTCACGCTCACCGGGACCGTGACCAATATCGGCGACCGCGCGGTCGACGATGTGAGTGTCCGGGTGCAACGCGGGTCGGCGGTCGGCGAACCCAGCGAACTGCGCTCCACCCTGCGCCAGGATCAGTCCGGCTTCCCGATTACCGGACCGTTCCAGGATGTCACCGACGAATTGGCCCCCGGCCAGCGCAAACAGTTCACGCTGCGGATCGGTGTGCGGGAGGGGATGTACAACCAAGCCGCCGATCCGCCGGTGTCGTCCTCGCTCGGGATCACCGAGCCGGGGGTGTACCCGCTACTGCTCAATGTGAACGGCGAACCGGCCTACGGCAACCAGGCCCATCTCGACGATGCGCGGTTCCTGCTGCCGGTCGTGGGCCTGCCCGCGCTGCCGAGTAGTTCCGACGGCGCGCCCGAGGGCACCCAGCCGATTCCGGCGGCCCCGCAACCTCCGGTCGCGACCACCATGGTGTGGCCGCTGGCCGACCGTCCGCGGCTGGTGGCCGGAATTCCGGGGTCCGTCGACGGCAAGGCCCTGCTCACCGACGACGAACTGGCCGGTGAACTCGCGGCGGGCGGGCGGCTCGATCAACTGGTTTCGGCGCTGGAATCGGCGCTGCGGTCCGATCCATCTCGCGATTCCTCGCGATCGGGCCCCGGATTGGCGGGGTCGCTGTGCCTGGCCGTGGACCCCGATCTGCTGCTGACCGTGTCGAAGATGACCGATGGCTATCGCGTGCTGGCCAGTCCGTCCGATCCGGACGGCCCGACCCGCGACGGCACCGGCCCGCAGGCGGCGCGGTCGTGGCTGGATCGGCTGCGCGCGCTCGCGCCGACGATGTGCACCGTGGCACTGCCGTTCGCCCAAGTCGACCCGACCGCGCTGGCCGGGGTGCACGACGCGGACCTCACCGCCCGCGCACTCACCGCCCCCGCCGATATCGTCGATTCGCTGCTGTCGGTCAAATCCGTGCGCGGGGTGAGCCTGCCCGCGTCCGGCGCCATGGGTCCCGATGCCACGACCATGCTCACCGAGCGCGGTTTCACCAGCGCGGTCCTCGCCGACAATGCGATAGGTGAAGGCGATGCGGTCAGCGCCGCGACCGGTTCGATGCCCGCCGATGCCACCGTCCGCAGTACCGCCTCGGTCTCCGCGGAGACCCATGCCCCGGTGCCGGAGGTGGTACGCCTCCCGGCCGCGCCCGCGAAGCCCGACGCACCGGCACAACCCGATTCCGGATTGAAGGTCGCCACCTTCGATATGTGGTCGGCGACCGCGCTGGCGGCGGTCGGATCGAATCCGCCCACCCCGGCTTTCACCCCCGATCGGGTGCGCTACGCGGTGACCAACGACTCCCGTACCGCCCGGCTTCAGGATGCGCTCGGTGCGCTGGCCTGGCCGGCGTTGAGCACGACCGGGACCCGGCCGCGATCGACACTGCTGATGCCGCCACAACAGTGGGGTGCCGATCGCGACGAGGCGGGGGCGCTGCTCTCACAACTCGAATCGCTGTATCGGACCGGGCTGGCCACTCCGCGATCGTTCACCGATCTGCTCGCGCAACCGGCCGATCCCCGGCCGTTCGACCTCGACTATTCGGGTGACGCGGCCGCCCAGGCCGTGCCGGATCAGTTCATCGCCCCCGTCGGACAGCAGGAACACCGCATCGACGATCTGATGAGCGCCCTGGTCGAGATCCCCCAGCAGGAGCCGACCCCGCGCACTTTCCTGACGCCGCTGCGCGACGATCTGATCCGAGTGCTGACCCTCTCCGATCGCGGCGGTACCGACACGCAGGCCGACACCGCCGCACAACGCCGGCTCGAACAGACCACGCGGACCATGGACGGACTGTTCTCGTCGGTGAGCGTGCTGCCGCCGGGTGGGGTGTACACCCTGGCCTCGGAACAGAGTCCCCTGCTGCTGGTCGCGCGCAACGATCTGCCGGTCGCGATCCGGATCCGCTTCAAGATCGGCGCGCCCGCCGAGACGAATATCACCGATATCGGCGAACAGCAGCTTCCCGCGGAGGGCACCCGGTCGTTCCAGATTCCGACCAAGGTGAGCGACAGCCGTAACCTGGTCATTCCGATATCCCTTAGCACACCGGACGGGGTGCCTCTCGGCAATGCCACCTCGGTTTCGGTACGTTCGAACGCTTACGGTCAAGCGTTGGCGATAATTACCGCATGTGCCGGTGCACTGCTGTTCCTGCTCGCCGGTCGCCGCCTGTGGCGCCGCTTCCGGGGACAGCCGGATCCGGCCGACAAGGGATTGGACCCGGGGAAACGACGCAGGCTCAACCGGTACCTGCGCGCCCGCAAGCGAGTACTGCAGGAAGAGGAGGCACAGTGA